CTTTATGCAAATGGTCAAAAAGGCAATGCAGAATACGTATAAAGAAAGGGACGTTGGTAGAGAAGAAAAGATTGTTGGGTTGGAAATCTGGGTGTTGATTGTTTAACTTGGCCCCCCGTTTCCCCAAAGTCCAAAAGCCAATATGAATCACAAACTGCTTTTTAAACTAGCTCATATATAGCCTTATATGCTGTCATTACCAGCCCAAGGCATGCGGATAAAGAGCATTATGACATGAGTACACTAAACAAGCTGAAAGAAGGAATAGAACTCGAGGACGCAAATCTTGAAAGACTTAAAAAATATATTCATGAAGTTGTATTCAAACGCATTCAATATCTGAGATAGAGCACAATGCTTACATCTTATACAGTGAAAGAGCCCAAGAAGAACAACAAAAAGGTTTTAAGCAGTCTTCTGACATTTCCCTACTGCATATAAAGTAATATTTGCATCCAACTGCACAAACATGTTTTGAGTTATACCCACCCCTGAAAACTTCCCAGCACATATAAACACAGGCATCCAGGCCAATATAACTTAATGAACAAAACCCAGTTGAAGCGAAACTCAAACTCAACGGAACCTGTGCTTGTCATTGGACAACTCGGAAGGAGATTTACAGGAGTTTGGGAAGATAAAATGATACTCAGGTATCACAGTCAAATGCCTTCACATAAACAGATTTGTTTCTCAGATGTCACAGCTTTATGACATCAACGTATTTATGGACCGTAAAGAGGAAAACAAACCTCCATTAGATTGAAGTTCATTGAAACTGAAAGCTCGACACCGTAGGGGGATTTTGTATTTGACATTGACGATTTGTCTGGGCTCCTGACAAACTGGAAAATTGATACGCTCTATTTACAGATTTGAAGAGGTGTGAATCCAACCCTAATATTCCAGCATCAAATAATGAAGATCCTCTACTATCACTTCACCTCTAATTTGTCAGTCCATAGTAACTACCGAGCCAACAGGACGAGCACTGCAAAAGCCCTATTCCTTTCTTAGGCATTCATTTTCACAACGATTCTATTGACTTCTCATTCTGCGACTTCTCTATTGCTGCAACTTTAGCACGATACACGGCAGCTGCCATGGCACTCTTAACCCTCTCAGTACCCTGAGGGAGCTCACAGGCTTCACTGATAGAACTGAATCTCAGCTCAGCAGGAGGAATGAAACAGTCCATTGACAGCCCTGGAACATTGAATGCAACTTCCTCAATTGTCCATTCCTCTTCCATCCTGGTCTTGGTGTGGCTCATAGCTGTTTCTCCAAACCTGAAAAGGGTTGCCACTGAACGACCCGAGTGAGCAATCATAATTCCCTCGACAGGCCTGTAATCATCGAGGAATGAGTTGATTGTTGTCTCCCAGTACACAGCATCACCTCCTGTGTTCTGGATGCGAGTCAAGTGAGAATCTTCTAAATGTACAAGAAGCCCAGTTTTCTGGCTGAAATAGCCAAATAAAACATGCCTAATGATTTCTGCTGGTCCTTCACTTCTGGCCTTCAATGTTGCAGGATCTGCACAAAGCTTGAGAATGAAGCAATCCTCCCCATTTATATTCTTCTCCCCGGTGCATCTTGCTTCAGCAAACATGCTCGCAGTGGTCCCTGGATCAAGACCCTGAAAAAGGAGTGGAGAGCAGTTCTTGAAGCGACCAGATAGTGAGGAAAGTATTAGGATATATAAGAGCAATGCACGATTCAGCATGGTAAGTTCACCTGAAGAGCACGACGTAAGGGCCTGACAGGCCCTTTTGCAGCATGAGCACCAAGCCATGGAGTGTGCCTCCAGACCAGCTTCCCATTGGAACCGGCATGAACCTTGCTGTCACCAAGTGCAAGCTCCACATACCACATGTCAGGGTTCATCTGCCACAACACAAAACCGCCCAACTCAGGAGCCTTGGAGGAATTTCGACTCTTTATAACCTTCGTAGCTGTTTCAATTTCACAAGCTATCATCTTGACCTTGCCCATGGCATAAGCATTGTGGATGGAGTTCTGAAGCTTCTGCCCTCCTGAGGCTGCCGTATACTGCTGCAATATGTATTGGGCAGATGAAGTTTCCTGTAATAACACACCAGCAACATTGGTCAATTCCAACTCAttgaaaggaaaaggaaaatcacagaagacaCAAGAGAAAAAATTGACCCCACCCCAGCTCAAAATTGCTTCGAAGAAAATGATTGCCCTTATTTTCATGGTTGCAGATACTGAAAGCAATCAAATCATAAATTGAAAAATACCAACATATCACACTAAGTACGAAGTACCAAACCAAAAAttcttgttcttgttgacgaTTAGTAGCGAGAGTTTCGGTCCCAAAATCGGCATTATGCAATATGTAGTTTAAATTGCAAAGACATTAGAACAGAAGCTAGAAATCAGAAAAGCACCAGAGGCAGCTTTCACTGAGCTCTAGACGtgcagaaaaaaaataaaaaggggtCTATTTCCAAGGAAATATTCACTACCATAGAAACAAAATCTCTTATATCATTGTATTTTGCTTCAATGAAAGCATTTTTATTCCTGAAaagacattaaaaaaatattcatatataaaaaaaagtgTCCCCTGGTCACCAAAATTGTAGTAAACTTGAGCAAGAATTCATTGGGGGCAATTGTTTCCCACTTCAATAAAAATCAAAACAAGCAAAACTCACGGAGCCAATTGCCAAGTCTAGAAACCATACCCACCAGATATGATTGACTAAAACAGTCGCACCACCGTTTAAAATTTCTTCAGAGCAACGCAACAAACCACGGAGGACAGGTTGCATTGCCatgcggagagagagagagagagagagagagagagagagagagagagagagagagagagagatagactCACAATGGGAGTGTCTTTGACGCTAAGATGAGGCAAAGGGTCGGCGATGCTAACGTGCACCGGGGCGAGGGGGGCGCCCATGACGCCCAACAGCAACCTCAGATCAGACCGTTTGAAGGCAGAGGACGAAACAGAGGGAGCCATGCACATCCAGTGGCCCCATTTCCCCTCCATCCTCGGATCTCCGCCGTTGCCCCCCTCCGGATCGGGCCCCTCCATCAACGGCGACAGCGGCTCCGGCGGCCTCAAGCTCGCCGATCTTGCCAGCACCGGGTGCGACCCGTTCTTCCTCCGCCGGAGCAAACCCCTCATAGGAGACGCACTCCTCGCCGGACTCCTTGGCCTGGACCTCGCCGGCGACAGCCCCCTCACGACCTCCTCCTTCAAAGCAGAGAAGAACCCCTGCTTTCTCTCCATACCCACTTGGCAAAACCTTTAGAAACCGCAACAGCACTCCCAAACCCAACAAATTAATGAAAATTCAATGGAGCCCAAAGGTGCAGATGGGGTGTCTGGGTTGAGAGGAAGACGGAGAGTGGAGAAAATGCCGAGAAGCTAACTGAAAAACAAGCAAGCGATGACAAGAGGAGAAGGCGATAACCCCTCGCCCCAGTGAAAAGTTTTTGCCCAaagagagagcacagagagaaGAGGAATGCTGAGAAATTTAAGTAgagaatcaaataaaaaataaaaaataaaagaagaggaagaagagagaaagacaatATTGTAGTTGGAGAACAGGGACTGGGACTGGGTCTGGCAGTGGGTGTGGGGCGGGGGGTGGGGTTTTTGGTTGGAATTTGGAAATGGAGGAATTTGGGAGGTTGAGGTTGGGTGACCGCCTGCGGTGAAAGGACGAGTTTCTTCTGACATTAACACACACAAAAGAAACGTCGAAACGAGCAGCGTTTCGTGGGAATGGCCAGGTGAAACGGTACATAGATTGGGCTGAGCTCGTGGGGTTTGGTTTTATAGGTAATAATAATTGGCCTACCTATGGCCTACAGGCAGGCGTCTAACATTTGGAAGTGGTCTTTTACTATAATATTTTTTCGAGAAAATACTTATTAAATTtacattaaatttttttataaaaaaataaaatatattttttcatataaatttgaATGATGTTAGTCCACTGCTACTTTAATatgaataaatattattataatctCTATAATTGGTAACTTATAAATTTTACATAAAAGAGGGTCGAAGGCGaaaaactaaatataaaaaaaattcatgcaagaacagtaaaaaaaaaatattttaaataattcaaaattaccaATACCACATATTCATCGATTTTTGTGATCCATTCAAAAGTTGTTACTTTCTTTTTCAATacttttatttattgattaataTAACTTCACTTTTAATGAAAAAATATCGTGATTATAGGATAAAACAAAGGAAGAGTACAAAAAAACTCTCTAAAAAAAATCAAtaccagcaaccaaccaaactaaaACTGAATAACGAATCATACGATCATTCTTAAATAGACCGAACCCATCATTAAATATGGTAAAttgataatttaaaattatataaaatattataatacatgTCAAAAACTCTTggttaaagttttaaaaattttaccttaTGCTTTTTGGGCtattgagatttttattttttttgaaagatgaaaaagaaaataaacttaACCTGACACTCATAAGTCATATCTGCATGCATGATGACTCTTGTGTGAGCTGTGAGTGAGTGCCCTGCACATCTTAGGTGTGCACATGTTGCATGGTTCTCTAACTTTTATACTTATTAGGGTTATTATAATTTGTGTATGGCtttaatttttttagttattttaaagGATTAAAGTTACTAaatttgttaaaatattaaattagtttACTAAAAGAAAATCTACTATAGTTTAAAACTTATTGGACTCACTTttacttctttaaaaaaaaattcactaaTTATCTAATATTACTAAGTTTCccataattatatataattattatttattaattttacaaAAAGTTGTAAAtcaatttatttaaattattcattatttcataaatataattttattaactTTAAACATTTTTTCATAATGTGTGATCTTATATTATATGATGAGTTTATAATAATTGAAATAAGGCATGTTGAATCCAAAATTTATTTCTCTAAATGTATAAATAATATTTGCATattaatagtttaattttttttcctaaaaataaaatatcataggataaaaaaaaaaattcatattttcctaAATTAAGGTTTCTAATTGGTGGAAGTATTTTTAAAATGTATACagtaataattttcatgaaattgaaaagacaatttttttaatttaatggtgtgtatatgtgcaaaaatatAATATCAATGTTAAACACACTTTTGTTCAAtttattttatgataataaaataaatcTTATGAATTTTTAACTAATAATTTATACAAAACACATTATTAGAAAGTTATATTCAATATATGTCACTTAATATgctttttaagaaattaaaaaactGCCCCCACGGGGATGGCGCTGTGAAAAGGTATTAGCACCTAAGAAGGAGTATCATGggttcaattctaggtagatacactcacggaatcaacggtacctatggatggtgagaatttactctgcgAGTCAACAGagatcgtggatggtgagagtttactctgtgagccagtaaggaccgtggatggtgagagttttctgtaagtcagtggggaccgtggatggtaatggaaatGTGTCTCAGGAGCCTGATTGGCCGAA
The sequence above is a segment of the Malania oleifera isolate guangnan ecotype guangnan chromosome 8, ASM2987363v1, whole genome shotgun sequence genome. Coding sequences within it:
- the LOC131162528 gene encoding uncharacterized protein LOC131162528 — protein: MERKQGFFSALKEEVVRGLSPARSRPRSPARSASPMRGLLRRRKNGSHPVLARSASLRPPEPLSPLMEGPDPEGGNGGDPRMEGKWGHWMCMAPSVSSSAFKRSDLRLLLGVMGAPLAPVHVSIADPLPHLSVKDTPIETSSAQYILQQYTAASGGQKLQNSIHNAYAMGKVKMIACEIETATKVIKSRNSSKAPELGGFVLWQMNPDMWYVELALGDSKVHAGSNGKLVWRHTPWLGAHAAKGPVRPLRRALQGLDPGTTASMFAEARCTGEKNINGEDCFILKLCADPATLKARSEGPAEIIRHVLFGYFSQKTGLLVHLEDSHLTRIQNTGGDAVYWETTINSFLDDYRPVEGIMIAHSGRSVATLFRFGETAMSHTKTRMEEEWTIEEVAFNVPGLSMDCFIPPAELRFSSISEACELPQGTERVKSAMAAAVYRAKVAAIEKSQNEKSIESL